In Streptomyces qaidamensis, one DNA window encodes the following:
- a CDS encoding PP2C family protein-serine/threonine phosphatase, producing MSRTGTTDDGDELLTRLGALTAQARAQAEMQRSRVELAIALQRGMLPRDLPVARRLHLAVRYTPACQGLNVGGDWYDAFTLGDGRIGLAIGDVQGHNIEAAAFMGQVRAGLRALASVTSEPGEVLARTNDLLLSLGSDLFATCTFMRLDPCAGVLESARAGHLPCIWATADGKSGVTEDEGGPPLGVQAGMPYPVTRYELTTGGVFVLLTDGVVEGPSMRLEEGLDQVTRLAGIAAVAGMDVDTLAAAVIKGAERVGHDDDAAVLVVGLDGPDAQP from the coding sequence ATGTCCCGCACCGGCACGACGGACGACGGCGACGAGCTGCTGACCAGGCTCGGGGCCTTGACAGCTCAGGCGCGCGCGCAGGCCGAGATGCAGCGGTCCCGGGTCGAGCTGGCGATCGCGCTGCAGCGCGGCATGCTGCCGCGGGACCTGCCCGTCGCCCGTCGGCTGCATCTGGCCGTGCGCTACACACCCGCGTGCCAGGGCCTCAACGTGGGCGGCGACTGGTACGACGCCTTCACCCTGGGCGACGGCCGGATCGGTCTGGCCATCGGCGACGTCCAGGGCCACAACATCGAGGCCGCAGCCTTCATGGGACAGGTGCGGGCCGGGCTGCGGGCGCTGGCCTCCGTCACCAGTGAACCGGGCGAAGTGCTGGCCCGGACCAACGATCTGCTGCTGTCTCTAGGCTCCGACCTGTTCGCCACCTGCACGTTCATGCGGCTCGACCCGTGTGCCGGGGTGCTGGAGAGCGCGCGGGCCGGCCATCTGCCCTGCATCTGGGCCACGGCGGACGGGAAGTCCGGCGTCACCGAGGACGAGGGCGGGCCACCCCTCGGGGTGCAGGCGGGGATGCCGTACCCGGTGACGCGGTACGAACTCACCACGGGCGGCGTGTTCGTCCTGCTCACGGACGGTGTCGTGGAGGGCCCGTCGATGCGGCTGGAGGAGGGCCTGGACCAAGTGACGCGGCTCGCGGGCATCGCGGCGGTGGCGGGCATGGACGTGGACACACTCGCGGCCGCCGTGATCAAGGGGGCCGAGCGTGTGGGGCACGACGACGACGCCGCCGTCCTGGTGGTCGGCCTCGACGGGCCGGACGCTCAGCCATAG
- a CDS encoding DUF817 domain-containing protein: protein MIPASVAGPLAAPVRQLLAFAWTQTRACAFAFALLSGVAVSALLPELPVARYDLLVVYGVLLTLLFWARGWESGRDITVIAVCHVIGLAFELVKVALGSWSYPEPGVLKFAGVPLYGGFLYAAVGSYVCRAWHLFDLELVRYRPRATAVVAAAIYVNFFSHHWLPDARWVLAGLLVAVTLRTSVRFTVRGVRRRMPLALSFVLIGFFLWVAENLATLVGAWRYPYQQHGWEPVGVEKFGAWALLISVTFVLAAVGRRTDPGAERPAP, encoded by the coding sequence ATGATCCCTGCAAGCGTCGCCGGCCCCTTGGCCGCACCGGTTCGCCAGCTGCTCGCGTTCGCCTGGACGCAGACGCGGGCCTGCGCGTTCGCCTTCGCCCTGCTGTCCGGCGTGGCCGTGTCCGCGCTTCTGCCCGAACTGCCGGTGGCTCGCTACGACTTGCTGGTGGTCTACGGTGTGCTGCTCACGCTGCTGTTCTGGGCTCGCGGCTGGGAGAGCGGGCGGGACATCACCGTCATCGCCGTCTGCCATGTCATCGGTCTGGCCTTCGAGCTGGTGAAGGTGGCGCTCGGCTCCTGGAGCTACCCGGAGCCGGGCGTGCTGAAATTCGCCGGTGTCCCCCTGTACGGCGGGTTTCTGTACGCGGCCGTGGGCAGCTACGTCTGCCGGGCCTGGCATCTGTTCGATCTGGAGCTCGTGCGGTACCGGCCCCGGGCGACGGCCGTGGTCGCCGCGGCCATATACGTCAACTTCTTCAGCCACCACTGGCTGCCCGACGCGCGCTGGGTGCTGGCCGGGCTGCTCGTGGCCGTCACGCTGAGGACGTCGGTGCGCTTCACGGTACGGGGGGTGCGCCGGCGGATGCCGCTGGCGTTGTCTTTCGTGCTGATCGGGTTCTTCCTGTGGGTGGCGGAGAATCTGGCCACCTTGGTCGGCGCGTGGCGCTATCCGTATCAGCAGCACGGCTGGGAGCCGGTGGGGGTGGAGAAGTTCGGGGCCTGGGCGCTGCTCATCAGTGTGACGTTCGTACTGGCGGCGGTGGGGCGACGGACGGATCCCGGAGCGGAGCGACCAGCTCCGTGA
- a CDS encoding inorganic phosphate transporter: protein MELTLVVLIIIVGLTFDFTNGFHDAANAIATSISTRALTPRVALVMAAVMNFCGAFLGTEVAQTVGSGIIGAPEATSGLLLVLCALIGAIGWNVFTWWRGLPTSSSHALIGGLVGAALAASATVHWSGILDKVILPMLLSPLVGVVLGYLLHTGILWAFRRSAPRRTTRRFRMAQTVSAAAMGLGHGLQDAQKTMGVIVLALVTAGWQDDFSVPVWVIAAVAAAMAAGTYSGGRRIITTLGRRIVHLDPPRGFAAETAAAAVLYTTAFLVKAPISTTQTITAAILGSGATRRFSDVRWQVARSIGTAWLLTFPGAGVPAAALYLFLHAVTPV from the coding sequence ATGGAGCTGACACTCGTGGTGCTGATCATCATCGTGGGACTGACGTTCGACTTCACCAACGGTTTCCACGACGCCGCCAACGCGATCGCCACCTCCATCTCCACCCGGGCCCTGACACCGCGCGTGGCCCTCGTCATGGCCGCGGTGATGAACTTCTGCGGCGCCTTCCTCGGCACCGAGGTCGCCCAGACCGTCGGAAGCGGCATCATCGGGGCTCCCGAGGCGACTTCAGGGCTGCTGCTCGTCCTGTGCGCGCTCATCGGCGCCATCGGGTGGAACGTCTTCACCTGGTGGCGAGGCCTGCCCACCTCGTCCTCGCACGCCCTGATCGGCGGCCTGGTCGGTGCCGCGCTCGCCGCCTCCGCCACAGTGCACTGGTCGGGCATCCTGGACAAGGTCATCCTGCCGATGCTGCTGTCCCCGCTGGTCGGCGTGGTGCTCGGGTACCTGCTGCACACGGGCATCCTGTGGGCGTTCCGCCGTTCAGCGCCTCGGCGTACCACACGGCGGTTCCGTATGGCGCAGACCGTCTCGGCCGCCGCCATGGGGCTGGGGCACGGCTTGCAGGACGCGCAGAAGACCATGGGGGTCATCGTGCTGGCGCTGGTCACGGCCGGCTGGCAGGACGACTTCTCGGTGCCGGTGTGGGTGATCGCCGCCGTGGCGGCCGCCATGGCCGCCGGTACGTACAGCGGCGGGCGTCGCATCATCACCACCCTGGGGCGGCGCATCGTGCACCTCGATCCGCCGCGCGGCTTCGCCGCCGAGACCGCTGCCGCGGCCGTCCTCTACACCACCGCGTTCCTGGTGAAGGCGCCGATCTCCACCACGCAGACCATCACCGCCGCCATCCTGGGTTCCGGGGCCACCCGGCGCTTCTCCGACGTACGCTGGCAGGTGGCCCGTTCGATCGGCACCGCCTGGCTCCTCACGTTTCCCGGCGCGGGGGTCCCTGCCGCGGCGCTCTACCTCTTCCTGCACGCCGTCACGCCTGTGTGA
- a CDS encoding DUF998 domain-containing protein produces MRSVPTWALVSSGCAPLFLILGWLVAASLQGPPYDPAAQTISVLAAPGNSGSWVMTAAFIALGFCHLLTAWGLRPAATAGRTALAAGGVSALAVAMFPAPSSGGSLSHGSVAAVAFTLLAAWPVLAARAGTAVPWALRPFPSLAATAVMAAGAAWFLIELHLHGVAGVAERAVTTLQSVWPLVVVHSCLRGSPRDGCRR; encoded by the coding sequence ATGCGATCTGTTCCTACATGGGCTCTGGTGTCATCGGGGTGCGCGCCGCTCTTCCTGATCCTGGGCTGGCTGGTGGCGGCGTCGCTGCAGGGTCCCCCCTACGACCCCGCAGCCCAGACGATCAGTGTCCTGGCCGCGCCCGGGAACTCGGGGTCCTGGGTGATGACAGCGGCGTTCATCGCGCTGGGGTTCTGTCACCTGCTGACGGCCTGGGGCCTGCGCCCGGCCGCGACCGCGGGGCGGACGGCCCTGGCGGCCGGAGGTGTGTCGGCGCTGGCGGTGGCCATGTTCCCGGCGCCGAGCAGCGGCGGGTCCCTGAGTCATGGTTCCGTGGCCGCCGTGGCCTTCACCCTCCTGGCAGCCTGGCCCGTCCTCGCGGCCCGGGCCGGTACCGCCGTGCCGTGGGCCCTGCGCCCCTTCCCCTCTCTGGCGGCGACCGCGGTCATGGCGGCCGGCGCGGCCTGGTTCCTGATCGAGCTGCACCTCCACGGCGTGGCCGGCGTGGCCGAGCGCGCGGTGACGACCCTCCAGTCGGTCTGGCCCTTGGTGGTCGTCCACTCCTGCCTGCGCGGATCCCCGCGCGACGGGTGCCGGCGCTGA
- a CDS encoding glycoside hydrolase family 64 protein translates to MLRTLRRRATAAGLSLATVLAGSLLATGTGAPAHAAVPATIPLKITNNSARGEQLYIYNLGTELSTGRQGWADAAGTFHPWPAGGNPPTPAPDASIPGPAAGQSATIRMPKFSGRVYFSYGQKLAFRLTTGGLVQPAVQNPSDPNRNILFNWSEYTLNDSGLWINSTQVDMFSAPYAVGVQRADGSTASTGRLKPGGYNGFFNALKGQPGGWANLIQTRSDGTVLRALSPLYGLETGALPATVMDDYINRVWQKYSTSTLTVAPFTDRPGTKYYGRVSGGVMNFTDSAGAVVTTFQKPDASSVFGCHRRLDAPNDQVRGPISRTLCAGFNRSTLLVNSSQPDASAADFYKDNVTNHYARKIHAQMADGKAYAFAFDDVGHHESLVHDGNPRQAYLTLDPLN, encoded by the coding sequence GTGTTGCGAACTCTCAGGCGCCGGGCCACGGCCGCGGGGCTGTCCCTCGCCACGGTGCTCGCCGGCTCACTGCTGGCGACCGGGACGGGCGCTCCGGCCCACGCCGCCGTCCCGGCGACGATCCCACTGAAGATCACCAACAACTCGGCCCGCGGCGAGCAGCTGTACATCTACAACCTCGGCACGGAACTCTCGACCGGTCGGCAGGGCTGGGCCGACGCGGCCGGCACCTTCCACCCCTGGCCGGCGGGCGGCAATCCGCCGACCCCCGCTCCCGACGCCTCGATCCCGGGCCCGGCCGCGGGCCAGTCGGCCACGATCCGCATGCCCAAGTTCTCCGGCCGCGTGTACTTCTCCTACGGCCAGAAGCTGGCCTTCAGGCTCACCACCGGAGGCCTGGTCCAGCCGGCGGTGCAGAACCCGTCCGACCCCAACCGGAACATCCTGTTCAACTGGTCGGAGTACACGCTCAACGACTCCGGCCTGTGGATCAACAGCACACAGGTCGACATGTTCTCCGCCCCCTACGCGGTGGGAGTGCAGCGAGCCGACGGCAGCACCGCGAGCACCGGCCGGCTCAAGCCCGGCGGATACAACGGCTTCTTCAACGCCCTCAAGGGGCAGCCCGGCGGCTGGGCCAACCTGATCCAGACCCGCTCCGACGGCACCGTACTGCGCGCGCTGTCACCGCTGTACGGCCTGGAGACCGGCGCCCTGCCGGCCACCGTCATGGACGACTACATCAACCGTGTCTGGCAGAAGTACTCCACGTCGACCCTGACGGTCGCCCCCTTCACCGACCGGCCCGGCACGAAGTACTACGGCCGGGTCTCCGGCGGCGTCATGAACTTCACCGACAGCGCCGGTGCCGTCGTCACCACCTTCCAGAAGCCGGACGCATCCTCCGTCTTCGGCTGCCACAGGAGGCTCGACGCCCCGAACGACCAGGTGCGCGGGCCGATATCGCGCACCCTGTGTGCCGGCTTCAACCGCTCCACGCTGCTGGTCAACTCCAGCCAGCCCGACGCCAGTGCCGCCGACTTCTACAAGGACAACGTCACCAATCACTACGCGCGCAAGATCCACGCGCAGATGGCGGACGGAAAGGCGTACGCCTTCGCGTTCGACGACGTGGGCCACCATGAATCGCTCGTCCACGACGGCAACCCGCGCCAGGCCTACCTCACGCTCGATCCCCTCAACTGA
- a CDS encoding DUF6003 family protein: MTDDAYLFLLDDASAQLGVVPAAVGELACMETPAVRAWLDAQGSSPTSPHLRLLPPEERAAVPEGAERLPVPLSEEELNRLRHQMAPEPLARVEEELLAYRDCADGRDGLIGRALAAGVAPHRIVELTGVDPAAVNAAASS, translated from the coding sequence ATGACCGACGACGCCTACCTGTTCCTGCTTGACGACGCGTCCGCGCAGCTCGGCGTGGTTCCGGCGGCCGTCGGTGAACTCGCCTGCATGGAGACTCCCGCGGTGCGCGCCTGGCTCGACGCTCAGGGAAGCTCGCCGACCTCGCCGCACCTGCGTCTGCTGCCGCCGGAGGAGAGGGCGGCCGTGCCCGAGGGAGCGGAACGGCTGCCCGTCCCGCTGAGCGAGGAGGAGCTGAACCGCCTGCGCCACCAGATGGCGCCGGAGCCGCTGGCCCGGGTCGAGGAGGAACTGCTCGCCTACCGCGACTGCGCGGACGGTCGGGACGGCCTGATCGGACGAGCCCTGGCCGCCGGTGTGGCTCCGCACCGCATCGTCGAACTGACCGGGGTCGATCCCGCCGCGGTGAACGCCGCCGCGAGCAGTTGA
- a CDS encoding restriction endonuclease has translation MTVPPQRTRLVKRRRYGFDLRSTALFFLFLAVVVSVLGLAARVAANTVERRPAWMFVLIVLAVAVWLGLRRRMRVAEVARRAAAALDEAAREAAEALEAPPVPRQRAAADVVVDYDALTPEEFEEAIAALCERDGCSGADVVGGAGDLGADVVAATPDGRRVVIQCKQYGESHRVGSQDLQRFGGTCFTVHDADVAVLVSTSDFTAPALEYAEQCGIVCVDRETLEAWTVGTGPRPWDAAPGGGAAGWETTGAAF, from the coding sequence GTGACAGTGCCTCCGCAGCGCACGCGGCTCGTGAAGCGCCGCCGGTATGGGTTCGACCTTAGGTCGACGGCCCTGTTCTTCCTGTTTCTCGCAGTGGTCGTGAGTGTCCTGGGCCTCGCCGCCCGCGTGGCGGCGAACACCGTCGAGCGGCGTCCTGCCTGGATGTTCGTCCTGATCGTGCTGGCTGTCGCGGTTTGGCTGGGTCTACGGCGCCGGATGCGCGTGGCGGAAGTTGCGCGCCGGGCCGCCGCAGCACTCGACGAGGCGGCCAGGGAGGCGGCCGAGGCGCTGGAGGCTCCACCGGTTCCCCGTCAGCGGGCGGCCGCCGACGTCGTCGTCGACTACGACGCCCTGACGCCGGAGGAGTTCGAGGAGGCGATCGCGGCGCTCTGCGAACGGGACGGCTGCTCGGGTGCCGACGTCGTGGGAGGCGCAGGGGACTTGGGCGCCGATGTCGTGGCCGCGACGCCCGACGGGCGCCGCGTCGTCATCCAGTGCAAGCAGTACGGCGAGTCCCATCGGGTCGGTTCGCAGGACCTGCAGCGCTTCGGCGGCACCTGCTTCACCGTGCACGACGCCGACGTCGCCGTGCTGGTCAGTACGAGTGACTTCACAGCGCCGGCGCTGGAGTACGCCGAGCAGTGCGGGATCGTGTGCGTGGACCGGGAGACGCTGGAGGCGTGGACGGTCGGCACCGGTCCCCGGCCCTGGGACGCGGCCCCGGGCGGCGGGGCGGCCGGGTGGGAGACAACCGGTGCCGCGTTCTGA
- a CDS encoding FAD-binding oxidoreductase, which produces MSASPSGPGTSRTRSWWGWGYTDAHPDDAECVALGALLPGTLPRPLPVPRVADLPIGRPGVTPPTALAHLVTTDPDVRAAHAMGKAYRDVIRALRGRPGRIPDLVARPTDDRDIADLLDWAGGRGVAVIPFGGGSSVVGGVEYRGDAHRAVLSLDLTSMDRVLEVDTVSRSARIQSGALGPVLEAQLRSHGLTLRHFPQSFEFSTLGGWLATRAGGHYATGRTHIDDFVQSLSVVTPAGPGTSWRLPASGAGPSPDRLFLGSEGVLGIITEAWMRLQERPRHKASASVAFADFQQALEAVRAIARCDLSPANCRLLDPGEALLSGASHDGSSVLVLGFESAASPVGGRLASALDLAHAHGGRGGTPAADGDAPGDTAVSAWRSAFLRMPYLRDGLARMGAVVETFETAATWDRVPALIDAVRTEVGSVASKATGHPATVNCRLTHVYPDGAAPYFTVAVAGRPDDEVRIWDDIKAAASDVLHRYRATITHHHAVGRDHRPGYDLQRPDPFALALRAAKDALDPHRILNPGVLID; this is translated from the coding sequence ATGTCTGCCTCACCCTCCGGCCCCGGCACCTCCCGCACCCGCTCCTGGTGGGGCTGGGGGTACACGGATGCCCACCCCGACGACGCCGAATGCGTGGCGCTGGGGGCCCTGTTGCCGGGCACCCTGCCCCGCCCGCTGCCGGTGCCCCGGGTCGCCGACCTGCCGATCGGCCGCCCCGGCGTGACACCTCCGACCGCGCTGGCGCACCTCGTCACGACCGATCCCGACGTGCGCGCAGCCCACGCCATGGGCAAGGCCTACCGCGACGTCATCCGGGCCCTGCGCGGCCGTCCGGGCCGGATCCCCGACCTGGTCGCCCGCCCGACCGACGACCGGGACATTGCCGATCTGCTGGACTGGGCCGGCGGGCGGGGCGTTGCCGTCATCCCCTTCGGCGGCGGGTCCTCCGTGGTCGGCGGCGTGGAGTACCGCGGTGACGCCCACCGGGCCGTGCTGTCACTCGACCTGACGTCGATGGACCGGGTCCTGGAGGTCGACACCGTCAGCCGTTCGGCCCGCATCCAGTCAGGGGCGCTCGGTCCCGTGCTGGAGGCGCAGTTGCGGTCCCACGGCCTCACCCTGCGCCACTTCCCGCAGAGCTTCGAGTTCTCCACTCTCGGCGGCTGGCTGGCCACCCGAGCCGGAGGTCATTACGCCACCGGCCGCACACACATCGACGACTTCGTGCAGTCCCTGAGCGTGGTCACGCCCGCCGGGCCGGGCACATCCTGGCGGCTGCCCGCCTCCGGCGCGGGGCCCTCGCCCGACCGCCTGTTCCTCGGCTCCGAGGGCGTGCTCGGCATCATCACCGAGGCGTGGATGCGCCTCCAGGAGCGGCCACGCCACAAGGCTTCGGCGTCGGTGGCGTTCGCCGACTTCCAACAGGCGCTGGAGGCGGTGCGCGCCATCGCCCGGTGCGACCTCTCCCCCGCCAACTGCCGCCTGCTCGATCCGGGCGAGGCGCTGCTGTCCGGCGCCTCCCACGACGGCTCCTCCGTCCTGGTCCTGGGCTTCGAGTCCGCCGCCTCGCCCGTCGGCGGCCGCCTCGCGAGCGCCCTGGACCTGGCCCACGCCCATGGCGGCCGGGGCGGGACACCGGCGGCGGACGGCGACGCCCCGGGCGACACGGCGGTGAGCGCCTGGCGTTCGGCATTCCTGCGCATGCCCTATCTGCGGGACGGCCTGGCCCGCATGGGCGCCGTCGTCGAGACCTTCGAGACCGCCGCCACCTGGGACCGGGTTCCGGCCCTGATCGACGCCGTCCGTACCGAGGTGGGCTCCGTCGCGTCGAAGGCCACCGGGCACCCGGCCACCGTCAACTGCCGCCTGACGCACGTCTACCCCGACGGCGCCGCGCCCTACTTCACCGTGGCCGTCGCCGGTCGTCCGGACGACGAAGTGCGGATCTGGGACGACATCAAGGCTGCCGCGAGCGACGTCCTCCACCGCTACCGCGCCACCATCACCCACCACCACGCCGTCGGCCGCGACCACCGTCCCGGCTACGACCTCCAGCGCCCGGATCCCTTCGCGCTGGCGCTGCGCGCCGCCAAGGACGCCCTGGACCCCCATCGCATCCTCAACCCGGGCGTCCTGATCGACTGA
- a CDS encoding TetR/AcrR family transcriptional regulator: MTTPPSKAGTKGVPRAARERQLLDAATEEFGRRGYEATTVAAVATRVGVTKPLLHHYFGSKQDLYLACLNPVGDRLLHAVRTAMTESASAAQPTALRVLHALFTALDGQREAWFVLYDTTLPPDSDAARRAAYYRRAIDDLAATGTADLLRTTGSGDPLDADALAYAWRGLCTALVRWWVSHPDQSPEAMTQRCARLFAAGRTLLAEASE; this comes from the coding sequence ATGACAACGCCCCCCTCCAAGGCCGGCACCAAGGGGGTCCCCAGGGCCGCCCGCGAACGACAGCTTCTGGACGCGGCGACCGAGGAGTTCGGACGCCGCGGCTACGAAGCCACCACCGTGGCCGCTGTCGCCACCCGGGTCGGCGTCACCAAGCCCCTGCTGCACCACTACTTCGGCAGCAAGCAGGACCTCTACCTCGCGTGTCTGAACCCCGTGGGCGACCGGCTGCTGCATGCCGTCCGCACCGCCATGACCGAGTCCGCCTCCGCCGCGCAGCCCACCGCTCTGCGCGTGCTGCACGCCCTGTTCACCGCCCTGGACGGGCAGCGCGAGGCATGGTTCGTCCTCTACGACACCACGCTGCCGCCCGACAGCGACGCCGCCCGCCGCGCTGCGTACTACCGCCGCGCCATCGACGACCTCGCCGCGACCGGCACCGCCGACCTCCTGCGGACGACCGGATCCGGCGACCCGCTCGACGCCGACGCCCTCGCCTACGCCTGGCGTGGTCTGTGCACCGCACTGGTCCGCTGGTGGGTCAGCCACCCCGACCAGTCGCCCGAAGCCATGACGCAGCGCTGCGCACGGCTCTTCGCAGCCGGCCGTACCCTCCTCGCGGAGGCTTCGGAGTGA
- a CDS encoding alpha/beta fold hydrolase — translation MSLSAPRILHATGRLLLSLAAVAALAVLFVALIALTDGAGSGWAAWGATLGAGAGLAIWQARRRSPRARLVTFLPVAVAAALTATVCIPTVPTTRQPPPALPFVATQHWSLATGSRVAVYHYPPANTGPRYPVPLVYLNGGPVRGISVLDHRFLRLLARRGYDVYAYEQAGGGRSDLLPMDQYSISRSVRDLGAFTDRLGKGKVDVLGFSSGGVVLTRALAEPSVAARLHRAVIADPGPMDGPTARITGPKGRTSARNLAPAMTGPRSTHLPRYAVAFGLMRLGLLTPETGLIGQAEGGNAFRAADLGSDTASAYCARDAHRIPVEDTARNFSFSAAASLRVQQTIKDSPSIVPRLKQSRTPALLMIAECSSQVRRWATEILAHAPAVRRTHVMPGVGHHMWNGLDDNDDRAAAVITAFLQNKPAPLANRPTRDEIPSFLRDHT, via the coding sequence ATGTCCCTGTCCGCCCCCCGCATCCTCCACGCCACCGGGCGGTTACTCCTGTCCCTGGCGGCCGTGGCGGCTCTGGCCGTCCTCTTCGTCGCCCTGATCGCCCTCACGGACGGGGCCGGCTCGGGCTGGGCCGCATGGGGGGCGACCCTTGGCGCCGGGGCCGGCCTCGCGATATGGCAGGCGAGGCGCCGCAGCCCGCGGGCGCGGCTCGTGACGTTCTTGCCGGTGGCCGTCGCGGCGGCGTTGACGGCGACGGTCTGCATCCCGACCGTGCCGACGACACGGCAGCCCCCACCCGCCCTTCCGTTCGTGGCGACGCAGCACTGGAGCCTGGCCACGGGCAGCCGGGTCGCGGTGTACCACTACCCGCCCGCGAACACCGGCCCGCGGTATCCGGTCCCGCTCGTGTACCTCAACGGCGGGCCGGTGCGGGGCATTTCGGTGCTCGACCACCGGTTCCTTCGACTCCTGGCCCGGCGGGGCTACGACGTCTACGCCTACGAACAGGCCGGCGGCGGCCGCAGCGACCTGCTGCCCATGGACCAGTACTCGATCTCCAGGTCGGTCCGTGACCTCGGCGCCTTCACGGACCGCCTGGGCAAGGGCAAGGTCGACGTTCTGGGGTTCTCCTCAGGAGGAGTGGTGCTCACCCGGGCCCTGGCGGAGCCGAGCGTGGCCGCACGCCTGCACCGGGCGGTCATCGCCGATCCCGGACCCATGGACGGGCCCACCGCGCGTATCACGGGGCCCAAGGGCCGGACGTCCGCACGGAATCTGGCACCGGCCATGACCGGACCGCGCTCCACGCACCTCCCCCGGTACGCCGTGGCGTTCGGCCTCATGCGACTCGGATTGCTGACCCCCGAGACCGGGTTGATCGGGCAGGCCGAGGGGGGTAACGCCTTCAGGGCCGCAGACCTCGGCAGCGACACGGCGTCCGCCTACTGCGCGCGCGACGCCCACCGCATCCCCGTCGAGGACACCGCCCGGAACTTCTCGTTCAGCGCGGCCGCCAGCCTCCGGGTCCAGCAGACCATCAAGGACTCGCCCTCCATCGTGCCGCGACTGAAGCAGTCCCGGACGCCCGCCCTGCTGATGATCGCCGAGTGCTCCTCACAGGTCCGGCGATGGGCGACCGAGATCCTCGCCCACGCCCCCGCCGTCCGCCGGACGCACGTCATGCCGGGAGTCGGACACCACATGTGGAACGGCCTGGACGACAACGACGACCGCGCCGCCGCCGTCATCACCGCGTTCCTGCAGAACAAGCCGGCACCCCTGGCGAACCGTCCGACGCGCGACGAGATCCCCTCTTTCCTGCGCGACCACACGTGA
- a CDS encoding TetR/AcrR family transcriptional regulator, whose amino-acid sequence MGRPKTNDHAVKERLVACASEMLATGPRESVTVRAVAAAAETSTTAVYSLFGGKDGLIGAVRDRAVAGLFQEVSAVPATADPLADLYALAVAYRRWGCGHSHLYTVLFGGVQSFDPSGEVGVNDPIGPLLAAIERARAESVLDGEATSIALSVWAAMHGLVTLELAGALDAATAEAAFRSTMHATLRGWTTPAVFSSLRRAESAP is encoded by the coding sequence GTGGGTAGGCCGAAAACGAACGACCACGCCGTCAAAGAGCGGCTCGTGGCGTGCGCGAGCGAGATGCTGGCCACGGGGCCGCGGGAGTCGGTCACGGTCCGCGCCGTGGCCGCCGCCGCCGAAACGTCGACGACGGCGGTGTACTCGCTGTTCGGTGGCAAGGACGGGTTGATCGGCGCGGTGCGTGACAGAGCTGTCGCCGGCCTGTTCCAGGAGGTGTCGGCGGTGCCGGCCACCGCGGATCCTCTGGCCGACCTCTATGCGCTGGCCGTCGCCTACCGTCGGTGGGGGTGCGGCCACAGTCACCTGTACACGGTGCTGTTCGGGGGTGTGCAGTCCTTCGACCCGTCGGGCGAGGTCGGTGTCAACGACCCGATCGGTCCGCTCCTCGCGGCGATCGAGCGCGCCCGGGCGGAATCCGTTCTCGACGGCGAGGCCACGTCGATCGCCCTGTCCGTCTGGGCGGCCATGCACGGACTCGTGACGCTCGAACTGGCCGGTGCCCTCGACGCCGCCACGGCGGAGGCCGCCTTCCGGTCGACGATGCACGCCACGCTCCGCGGATGGACGACCCCGGCGGTGTTCAGCAGCCTCCGCCGAGCCGAGTCCGCTCCTTGA